A genomic region of Scomber japonicus isolate fScoJap1 chromosome 5, fScoJap1.pri, whole genome shotgun sequence contains the following coding sequences:
- the islr2 gene encoding immunoglobulin superfamily containing leucine-rich repeat protein 2, with amino-acid sequence MARRLLQLLALWTTVIGIVQCCPELCSCQDKFSHQFADCAYKDLLVVPVGLPLNVTTVSLSANKIKLLKSKSFINITQVTSLWLAHNEIVTIETDTLAPLIQLRNLDISHNKIVNFPWEDLHNLNALQLLKMNNNEMVNLPKDAFSTLKDLRSLRINNNKFTTIVQGTFNALSSMSHLQIFNNPFTCSCNLEWLRDWITTTKIAVPEPNAILCMSPEHLKGTMITKIPILDCKAPTVTITYQPNLENTEVIEGSMVILTCESKGSPKPQVSWEVNAGNQNVLFPLPTTIDTNDMPINDKTTNDRFLVFQNGTLIIPHMSKKEDGNYSCSAVNDLGKAESSVKVSLAVTQKHATKSTVESTVDKIRPSVTKNTEPKTSKNNVINWSKSEENSKFSPESSSDKHDGIGGGSKVPTFASKCGVRDSSEYISNHAFNMSLDDLKQYTFDFGVIALEVSETEAKVQLNPLQLPSSKSNLHLSQTGNSEAVNKEVLGLLQSASSKTTLDMLYLCVNTGKGHSMVQWSNIEEGVNSYRFHGLQPGTNYTLCLTYGGQDCQVQVVFTTRKKIPSLLIIVIVSIFLLGLATVPLLGATCCHLLYKYQGKTYKLIMKTQNPDQMEKQMTGDFDPRASFVESEKTFNPSELGEEEGEADGDEGDGEGEAEGSVVTESIPGSSSKTNQEEFEVGSEYSDRLPLGAEAVNISEEINGNYKPPSR; translated from the coding sequence ATGGCGAGAAGGCTTCTGCAGCTCCTTGCCTTGTGGACTACTGTGATCGGTATTGTGCAGTGCTGTCCAGAGCTATGCAGCTGCCAGGATAAATTTTCCCATCAGTTTGCTGACTGTGCTTACAAAGATCTGCTAGTGGTACCTGTGGGTCTACCCCTTAATGTTACCACTGTGAGCCTATCTGCTAATAAGATCAAATTACTGAAAAGTAAAAGTTTCATCAACATTACTCAGGTCACCTCTCTCTGGCTGGCCCATAATGAGATAGTAACCATAGAAACGGACACCTTGGCCCCCCTGATTCAGCTCCGCAACCTTGACATCAGCCACAACAAAATTGTGAACTTTCCATGGGAGGATCTGCACAACCTCAATGCCCTGCAGCTtctgaaaatgaacaacaaTGAAATGGTGAATCTTCCAAAGGATGCCTTCTCTACACTCAAAGACCTGAGGTCGCTGCGCATTAACAACAACAAGTTCACCACTATTGTGCAAGGAACCTTCAATGCTCTCTCTTCCATGTCGCACCTTCAGATTTTTAACAACCCCTTCACATGCTCCTGCAACCTGGAATGGCTGAGGGACTGGATCACAACAACCAAGATTGCTGTTCCTGAGCCAAACGCCATTTTATGTATgtcacctgaacacctgaaagGTACAATGATTACAAAAATCCCCATACTGGACTGTAAGGCCCCTACTGTCACAATAACCTACCAGCCCAATCTTGAAAACACAGAGGTCATTGAGGGCTCCATGGTCATTTTAACCTGTGAATCAAAAGGAAGCCCCAAACCACAAGTCAGCTGGGAGGTGAATGCAGgaaatcaaaatgttttattccccTTGCCCACCACTATAGACACAAACGATATGCCAATCAATGATAAAACAACCAACGATCGATTTCTCGTCTTTCAAAATGGCACGCTAATCATCCCTCACATGAGTAAAAAGGAAGATGGAAATTACAGCTGCTCTGCAGTGAATGATTTAGGGAAGGCAGAGAGCAGTGTTAAAGTATCTCTGGCAGTCACCCAAAAACATGCCACTAAGTCAACAGTTGAATCTACAGTGGACAAGATCCGCCCTTCTGTTACAAAGAATACAGAGCCCAAGACCTCCAAGAACAATGTGATCAACTGGTCTAAGTCTGAAGAAAACTCAAAGTTCAGTCCTGAAAGCtcttcagataaacatgatgGAATTGGTGGTGGTTCAAAGGTCCCCACCTTTGCAAGCAAATGTGGTGTGAGAGATAGCAGTGAATACATCTCCAACCATGCCTTCAACATGAGCTTGGATGACCTGAAGCAGTACACTTTTGATTTTGGTGTTATTGCACTAGAAGTGTCAGAGACGGAGGCCAAAGTACAGCTGAATCCACTGCAGCTTCCTAGCAGCAAATCCAACCTTCATCTCAGTCAAACTGGAAACTCAGAAGCAGTGAATAAAGAGGTTTTGGGTCTGCTTCAGTCTGCATCCAGCAAAACCACCCTGGACATGCTCTACCTCTGTGTAAATACGGGTAAAGGACACTCCATGGTTCAATGGTCCAATATAGAGGAGGGGGTTAATTCCTACCGCTTCCACGGTTTACAGCCTGGCACCAATTACACACTTTGTCTCACCTATGGGGGGCAGGACTGCCAAGTCCAAGTTGTCTTTACAACTAGGAAGAAGATCCCCTCCCTACTTATCATTGTAATTGTCAGCATTTTCCTATTGGGTCTGGCAACTGTGCCCTTGCTGGGGGCCACCTGCTGCCATCTATTATACAAGTACCAAGGAAAGACCTACAAGCTGATCATGAAGACTCAGAATCCGGATCAGATGGAGAAACAAATGACTGGAGATTTTGATCCCAGGGCATCTTTTGTGGAGTCAGAAAAAACCTTCAACCCCAGCGagttgggagaggaggagggagaggccGACGGAGACGaaggagatggagaaggagaggcTGAGGGCAGCGTGGTGACAGAGTCCATCCCTGGATCCTCATCCAAAACCAACCAGGAGGAGTTCGAAGTGGGCTCCGAGTACAGTGACAGATTACCACTGGGAGCAGAGGCAGTCAACATTTCGGAGGAGATCAACGGCAACTACAAGCCCCCAAGCCGCTGA
- the stra6 gene encoding receptor for retinol uptake stra6 → MDKDVLLDYEYPDLDPLPSKIEAEIIPPCDPTADDRLYHICITAISLVVMLILAILARRTKMGNRPKGLPGLLSPVNFLDHTQHKGLAVAVFGVLLCKLFGLVISPNPLPFTTDSENKQNWLILGVFYYPALYYPLLACGTLHNKVGYVLGSLLSWTHFGVLVWQKIDCPKTPQIHKHYSLFSSLPQIACLAFLSFQYPLLLFKGLKGTEKNNAAEDLSSSYYKDYVKKILKKKKPTKISTSSTETPKLPQRIIDAVKSYIYTPEDAFRFPLKLAISGVVSFITLYQMGLLIILAVVPTLQIARLGVDEDIANVLAGFRIVLSPDKHEVVRLVIYYMWCVEVCYISAMTLSGLVNLVMLMRSMVLHRSNLKGLYRGDIYNVYNCQRRIRASRPALVCWMGYTSFTAAHICIGMIIQTMVFFLCLLIAVFLIIIPVLHTQNLILFQILWSMWPFWLMIILAVLIQHITARFCFIKKIAGTRDLNNRGSLFLLTYLLFPVNVLIGVLLAVWRMIITALFNIVHMGRIDISLLNRNVEAFDPAYRCYAHYLKIEVSQSHPVMKAFCGMLLQSVGQESNAAQRSRDAEEGIQLVQQEKKQHKVSSAKRARGHWQLLYTLVNNPSLVGTRKHFQRQTTESFLNGSLNRSTKEGSKKEAASKEAEAAASNRT, encoded by the exons ATGGATAAGGATGTTCTACTGGACTATGAATACCCAGACCTGGACCCCCTACCATCTAAAATCGAAGCTGA aataATTCCTCCATGTGACCCCACTGCTGATGACAGGCTCTACCATATATGCATCACTGCAATATCT CTTGTTGTCATGCTGATCCTAGCAATCTTAGCCAGACGCACAAAGATGGGTAACAGACCGAAAGGGCTCCCAGGTTTACTCAG TCCGGTCAACTTCCTGGACCATACACAGCACAAGGGCCTGGCAGTGGCTGTGTTTGGAGTGCTCTTGTGCAAACTATTTGGCCTCGTCATATCGCCAAACCCCCTCCCCTTCACGACAGACTCCGAAAACAAAC AGAACTGGCTGATTCTGGGAGTCTTCTACTATCCCGCACTATACTACCCTCTCCTGGCATGTGGTACCTTGCATAATAAAGTTGGCTATGTACTTGGTAGCCTCTTGTCATGGACACACTTTGGCGTTCTCGTCTGGCAGAAAATTGACTGCCCCAAAACACCTCAG atacacaaacactactCTCTTTTCTCCAGCCTGCCCCAAATAGCTTGCCTGGCATTCCTCAGTTTCCAGTatcctcttctccttttcaaGGGTTTAAAGGGCACTGAAAAGAACAATGCTGCTGAG GATCTAAGCAGCAGCTACTATAAAGACTATGTGAAGAAAATCCTCAAGAAAAAGAAGCCCACCAAAATCAG CACGTCTAGCACAGAGACGCCCAAGCTGCCTCAAAGAATAATTGATGCTGTGAAATCATACATTTATACACCAGAGGAtg CCTTCCGTTTTCCACTGAAGTTGGCTATATCTGGTGTGGTATCATTTATAACACTGTATCAG ATGGGGCTGCTAATCATCTTGGCAGTGGTGCCGACTCTCCAGATTGCTCGTTTGGGAGTAGACGAAGATATTGCCAACGTTTTAGCTGGCTTTAGGATTGTGTTATCTCCAGACAAACATGAAGTGGTCAGATTAGTCATTTACTACATGTGGTGTGTAGAAG TGTGTTATATCTCAGCAATGACTCTGTCAGGATTGGTCAACCTGGTGATGCTCATGCGATCCATGGTTCTGCATCG GTCTAACCTGAAGGGGCTGTACAGAGGAGATATTTATAATGTTTACAACTGCCAGAGAAGGATCAGGGCTTCCCGACCAGCACTGGTCTGCTGGATGGGATACACCAGCTTCACAGCAGCTCACATTTGCATTG GCATGATCATCCAGACCATGGtgttcttcctctgtcttctgATCGCTGTCTTCCTCATTATAATACCCGTCCTGCACACACAGAATCTGATTCTCTTTCAGATCCTGTGGAGTATGTG GCCTTTCTGGCTGATGATTATCTTGGCTGTGTTGATTCAACATATTACTGCCAGGTTTTGTTTCATCAAAAAAATAGCAGGCACACGAGACCTAAACAACAG gGGTAGTCTGTTCCTGCTGACGTACCTGCTGTTTCCAGTCAATGTTCTGATTGGGGTGCTATTGGCAGTCTGGCGCATGATCATCACAGCCCTGTTCAATATTGTCCACATGGGACGCATAGATATCAGTCTCCTTAACCGAAACGTGGAGGCCTTTGATCCAG ccTACCGCTGCTATGCTCATTATCTGAAGATTGAGGTGAGCCAGTCTCACCCTGTGATGAAGGCCTTCTGTGGGATGCTGCTACAGTCTGTGGGCCAGGAGAGCAATGCTGCACAGAGGTCACGGGATGCTGAAGAGG GGATCCAGCTGGTCCAGCAGGAGAAGAAACAGCACAAAGTATCTAGTGCCAAGAGGGCTCGTGGGCACTGGCAGCTCCTCTACACCCTGGTCAACAACCCTTCCCTGGTGGGCACCAGGAAGCACTTCCAGCGTCAGACCACAGAGAGCTTTCTGAATGGAAGCCTAAACCGCAGCACCAAGGAGGGGAGCAAAAAGGAGGCAGCAAGCAAGGAGGCAGAGGCTGCTGCAAGCAACAGAACATGA